From one Solanum stenotomum isolate F172 chromosome 12, ASM1918654v1, whole genome shotgun sequence genomic stretch:
- the LOC125847932 gene encoding homeobox-leucine zipper protein HAT22-like — protein sequence MDSNCDDIYSSAGLDLGLGFSSMGNQTSKKHGQIAAVKFDLGFEPSLNLSLSWGDQQMVDLKTENKDQLSVASSYSNGSVKRERDIGSEVTEVERVISHDEDYYEDDDASNGKKKLRLTKVQSALLEESFKKQSTLNPKQKQHLARKLNVRPRQVEVWFQNRRARTKLKQTEVDCEFLKKCCETLTDENRKLYKELQELKALKVGQPLYMKLPAAATLTVCPSCERVGAGAAQNSTKPRHLYGSFTNPSAAC from the exons ATGGATAGTAATTGTGATGATATATATAGCAGTGCTGGTCTTGATTTAGGATTAGGCTTTTCATCAATGGGGAATCAAACATCAAAAAAACACGGACAAATAGCTGCAGTTAAATTCGATCTCGGTTTTGAACCCTCTCTGAATTTAAGCCTTTCTTGGGGTGATCAACAGATGGTAGATCTGAAGACGGAAAATAAGGATCAATTATCTGTTGCTTCGTCGTATTCAAATGGCAGTGTGAAAAGGGAAAGAGATATTGGTAGTGAGGTGACAGAAGTAGAAAGAGTAATTTCTCATGATGAAGATTATTATGAAGATGATGATGCTTCAAATGGAAAGAAGAAACTTAGGCTCACCAAAGTACAATCTGCTCTGTTAGAGGAAAGCTTCAAGAAACAGAGCACTCTTAATCCT AAGCAAAAACAGCACTTAGCAAGGAAGCTTAACGTAAGGCCTCGTCAAGTTGAAGTTTGGTTCCAGAATAGAAGAGCAAG AACGAAGTTGAAGCAAACAGAGGTGGATTGCGagtttttaaagaaatgttgtGAGACACTAACAGATGAAAACAGAAAGCTTTACAAAGAATTGCAAGAACTGAAAGCTTTAAAAGTTGGGCAGCCGTTGTACATGAAGCTGCCGGCTGCAGCCACCCTCACTGTGTGTCCTTCCTGCGAAAGAGTCGGCGCCGGCGCCGCCCAAAACTCAACCAAGCCTCGTCACCTCTACGGCTCCTTTACCAATCCCTCAGCagcttgttaa